The window TCACCCTGAAATTATTTCAGGATCTTATTTAAGCGATGCTGAGATAAATTCAGCATGACGATCGTTTTAAGCTATTATTTGCCCGCAGCTACTTTCATTGGGTTTGTTCCAACTGATTGGCCTCTAACCGCACCACCAGCTTTCATTTTGTAAACCTTAAATTTACTTTCTTTAATCTTTCCACCCCAGGCATTATTGCTGGTGTCAATATCTGCAGTTTCACGTAGTGGATCTAATAAAATAGATTCCACTTCCTTATCCTTAACATAAAATTTTGATGTTTTCAATTCATTATGTCTCCATATTTGAGCAGGAATACGATCGATTTCTTTTGTCCCATCTTTATAGGTAAACTCTACAATCACCGGCATTACCAAGCCTCCTTTATTACTGAAACTTAATTCATATAAAAACTTATTATCGTACTTACTTTGATCTGCTGCCGGAACAGGTTCAACAGGAATTGCAAATTCTGATTTGGTTGCTTTTGTAGTATCTACAGAAACCAAACCTCGATCATATTTATAATAAAAATCTTGGGCTGCGGGAGTTTTATCTACATAAAAACTAACTTTTTTATCTTCACGATTTCTAATTTTCGAGATATCATCAAACGAATTTAAAGCAGGTTTATCCACTTTTACCATTCTCGATCTTGCTGCAGGTACCTCCTTAGGGAAATCTGCTTTGGCAAATTTTACGCTATCTAAAGCAATATCGCAAGGCTCGGTTCCGTAAAACCATCCTCTCCAAAACCAATCTAAATCTTCGCCACTTGCATCTTCCATCGTACGGAAAAGATCCGCAGGTTCAGGATGTTTAAAAGCCCATCTTCTTGAATATTCTTTAAAAGCATAGTCAAATAATTCTCTTCCCATAATGGTTTCACGAAGAATATTTAGACCAGTTGCAGGCTTAGAATATGCATTCGGACCGAAACGAGTAATGTTTTCAGAGTTGGTCATGATTGGCTCTAACTCATCTTTTGGCAATTTCATGTAATCAACAATAGTATAAGCCGGACCTTTTTTACTTGGAAATTTATTATCCCAAAGTTCTTCCGTTAAGTACTCCACGAAAGAATTTAATCCTTCATCCATCCAAGTCCATTGGCGCTCATCACTATTCACAATCATTGGGAAAAAGTTATGTCCAACTTCATGTATAATTACACCCAACATTCCATTTTTGGTGCTTTCACTATATGTTCCATCGGCATCAGTACGACCATAATTAAAACAAATCATTGGATATTCCATTCCGTTAGCCGCCTCAATACTTTGTGCTACTGGATATGGATAAGGAATAGTAAAATCAGAATAGGTTTTAATGGTATGGGCTACTGCACGGGTAGAAAATTTGCTATACAAATTATAAGCTTCCTTTCCATAAAAACTCATACACATAACGGTGTTGTTATTGGCTTTGATTTTTTGAGGCATTGCATCCCAAATAAATTTACGGGAAGATGTCCATGCAAAATCACGAACATTAATAGCGTTAAAAACCCAAGTTTTCTTAGCTGTAGATTTTTTACTCTCCGCAGTTTTTGCTTCAGCCAGCGTTTGAATTTCCACTGGAGCGGTCGCAATTTTAGCAGCATTGTATCTGTTTAATTGTGTTGGATTTAAGACAGCGCTATAATTAATGCACTCGCCAGTAGAGCCGATTAAATGATCTGCAGGAACCGTCATTTGCACTTTAAAATCACCAAAAGTTAAAGCAAATTCACCTCTGCCTGTAAACTGATGATTTTGCCACCCTTGAAAATCGCTATAAACACATAAACGTGGATACCATTGCGTCATTGTAAATAAATAATTTCCATCAGCTGGGAAAAATTCATAACCACCACGACCACCAACGCTCATTCTATCTGTAATTTTGTAATTCCAATCGATATTGAAAATCAATTTTTGTCCGGTTTTTAAAGATGTTGGCAAATCAACCCTCATCATGGTTTTGTTTACCGTATACGTTAATTTTTTTCCTGTTGCATCCGTCAGCTTTGTAATATTGATCCCATAACCATTGTTTGTTTTGTTGCTCAACTGATCAATATTTTGAACGGTGCCCGTCATTGGCATTTTAGTACCATCCTGATAATTTGAGCTTTTATCCGTGCTGTGCTCATTTTCATCTAACTGTAACCAGATATAGGTTAATGGATCTGGAGAATTATTGGTATAAGTAACGGTTTCGGAACCTGTTAACAGCAAATTTTTCTCATCAAGTTCGCACTTAATATTATAATCTGCACGTTGTTGCCAATATTTAACGCCAGGGGCACCACTTGCCGTACGTTGTTCGTTAGGCGTTGGTAAAATAGTACCCAATTGTTCAAATTTATTTCCATGATTACTACCAGGGTTGTTTTGAATATTTTGAGCCAAAGCCATACTGCCACAAAACAGCATCAGGCCAGAAAAAGTAAACAGTTTATTCATAATATTTTGTTGTTAAAAGGGGATTCTTTCTAAAGCCATTTTTAAAGCCAGGCTAAATACGGCTGCTGATATAAACAAAACCCAGCTAAGTCTTTTAATGTTTGTATAATTAAATATAAGCCAGGTTATTCCTAAAACAATAATTACCAAAAAAATTTGTCCGGCTTCCAAGCCTACATTAAAACCAAAAAGGCCCCAACCGATATTTTGATCCTTAGCCAACATGATTCTTATCGAATTGGCAAATCCCATTCCATGGATTAAACCAAAACCTAAGGCTAAATAATAATTTATTTTAATAGATTTTAACGAAAAATCCTTCCTGAATAAATTACTTAGCGCCGTGATAACAATGGTGCAGGGAATTAAAAATTCAACCCATTTGCTATCAAATCGAATAATATCTAAAACACTTAATAGCAAGGTTAAGGAATGCCCAATTGTAAATGCGGTAACCAAAATCAAAACCTGTTTCAAGTTTTTGTAGTTGTAAATGGCGATAAGTGCCAATACAAATAGCTGATGATCCAATGCATCAACACTTATAATATGTTCCCAGCCTAATTTGAAGTAGAAAATGAAATCCTGTAACGGCATTATATCAAATTGACTTTATTGTATTTCAATTTATTACTTTTGGATGCTAAATTAAAGTTTTAATTACAAAATAGTAATACATGAATCTGTTAAACACCAAATTTGTTACCTTATTGTTATTACTACTATTAAATGGGTCCTTAAAAACCGATAAACACCCCTTACATGTTAGTACAACTGAAGTAAACTTTAATGAAAAAGATAAAACATTAGAAGTAAGCTGCAAAATTTTTTCTGATGATTTTGAATCTATTTTAGCAAAATCATACAAGCAAAAAATAGACCTAACCAAGCCAGCTATGAAAGTTGCAATGGATGCATTGGTAAAAAAATACATCCTAACTCATTTGCAGCTTAAGGCCAATGGCAAAATTACAGCGATGAATTATATAGGTTTTGAAATTGACCATGAAGCCACAAACGTATATTTTGAAGTGGAAAAAATTTCTAATTTAAAAGCCGTTGAAGTTGATAATACAATATTGTATGATATGTTTGATGATCAAATGAGCATTGTACATCTTGTAAAGGGAGCCGTTCGCAAAAGCACCAGAATCTTATATCCTGATAAAAAATTTATTTTAAACTTTTAACAATAGAATTTGTAATAGACTTTGATTTTTAAACACTTTTATCGCTCTCGATAAAATTAACAACGGATGGTTATTACAGGTAAATACTAATCAGAAGTTGTGAATGCCTAAAAGTTTACAAACTATGCATTTGATCGTGTTTTCTACAATTTTAACACCTAGAATAAAGTATATATTCAGCTTTATTTTCAAGGATATTTTAAAAGCTGAAGTTGAATTTACAGGCAATAAAAATTATTTTCTGGAGAATGAAAACTTCAAAATAAGTTATGGTGAAGAACCTTTAGCTAATGAATTATTTTTTAAACAAACGCATCTTTTATTTTCGAATAAACTAGATGAATTTAAAATAAAAACTATTTCTTTTGGAGAGTATCAGGCTCCATTTCCTGTTAAAAATTCTGCTTTGCCCTTTGATGTTTTCGCGGCATCATTC is drawn from Pedobacter mucosus and contains these coding sequences:
- a CDS encoding M1 family metallopeptidase, encoding MNKLFTFSGLMLFCGSMALAQNIQNNPGSNHGNKFEQLGTILPTPNEQRTASGAPGVKYWQQRADYNIKCELDEKNLLLTGSETVTYTNNSPDPLTYIWLQLDENEHSTDKSSNYQDGTKMPMTGTVQNIDQLSNKTNNGYGINITKLTDATGKKLTYTVNKTMMRVDLPTSLKTGQKLIFNIDWNYKITDRMSVGGRGGYEFFPADGNYLFTMTQWYPRLCVYSDFQGWQNHQFTGRGEFALTFGDFKVQMTVPADHLIGSTGECINYSAVLNPTQLNRYNAAKIATAPVEIQTLAEAKTAESKKSTAKKTWVFNAINVRDFAWTSSRKFIWDAMPQKIKANNNTVMCMSFYGKEAYNLYSKFSTRAVAHTIKTYSDFTIPYPYPVAQSIEAANGMEYPMICFNYGRTDADGTYSESTKNGMLGVIIHEVGHNFFPMIVNSDERQWTWMDEGLNSFVEYLTEELWDNKFPSKKGPAYTIVDYMKLPKDELEPIMTNSENITRFGPNAYSKPATGLNILRETIMGRELFDYAFKEYSRRWAFKHPEPADLFRTMEDASGEDLDWFWRGWFYGTEPCDIALDSVKFAKADFPKEVPAARSRMVKVDKPALNSFDDISKIRNREDKKVSFYVDKTPAAQDFYYKYDRGLVSVDTTKATKSEFAIPVEPVPAADQSKYDNKFLYELSFSNKGGLVMPVIVEFTYKDGTKEIDRIPAQIWRHNELKTSKFYVKDKEVESILLDPLRETADIDTSNNAWGGKIKESKFKVYKMKAGGAVRGQSVGTNPMKVAAGK
- a CDS encoding HupE/UreJ family protein codes for the protein MPLQDFIFYFKLGWEHIISVDALDHQLFVLALIAIYNYKNLKQVLILVTAFTIGHSLTLLLSVLDIIRFDSKWVEFLIPCTIVITALSNLFRKDFSLKSIKINYYLALGFGLIHGMGFANSIRIMLAKDQNIGWGLFGFNVGLEAGQIFLVIIVLGITWLIFNYTNIKRLSWVLFISAAVFSLALKMALERIPF
- a CDS encoding DUF6702 family protein, giving the protein MNLLNTKFVTLLLLLLLNGSLKTDKHPLHVSTTEVNFNEKDKTLEVSCKIFSDDFESILAKSYKQKIDLTKPAMKVAMDALVKKYILTHLQLKANGKITAMNYIGFEIDHEATNVYFEVEKISNLKAVEVDNTILYDMFDDQMSIVHLVKGAVRKSTRILYPDKKFILNF